CCGAGAAGATCCGTGAGGCGGTGGAGGTGCACCGCTTCAAGAACTCCGAGGGCGGGCGGAACTGCCAGCTCACGATCTCCGCGGGTTTGGCCACTTTCCCCACGCACTCCAAGGACAAGGACTCGCTACTGCGGGAGGCCGATGACGCGCTCTACCATGCGAAGAATGGCGGCAAGAATCGCGTCCGTGCGCCGAAGAGGTCCAAGGCCGTGACGGTTCTGCCCGTGGCGGAGTCCGACGCACCCGCAGACGAATGGACGGGAGTCTAGAAGCATGGTTCGCTACGCATTCCTCGGCCCGGCCGGGACGTTCTCGGAAGAGGCACTGCTCGCACTCGGGATCCCCGATCTGGAGCCCATCGAGTGCTCGAGCATTCCTGAAGTCTTCGAGGCCGTCGAGCGCGGACGCGTCGACGGCGCAGTGGTACCGATCGAGAACTCCATCGAGGGCTCGGTCCCGGCCACACTCGACGGCCTCGCCTTCGACAGCTCGTTGGAGATCCAAAGCGAACTCGTGCTCGACATCCACTTCTCGGTTGTCGCTGCACCCGGAACCAAGCTCGCCGACATCACCGCCGTGGTCGCGCATCCGCAGGCGAGCGGGCAGTGTCGCCGGTGGCTCGAGCGCTACCTCCCTGGCCGTCCCCTCACCGCCGCCAACTCCAACGCCGAGGCGGTCCAGACCGCGATCGCGTCGCCGGGCGTTGCGGCGCTCGGCCCCTCGATCGCGGCCGACCTGTACGGCGGCGAGGTCCTGCACCGCGACGTCGAGGACTATGCGGGCAATCAGACTCGTTTCGTGGTCATCGGCCGGGGCATCTGCGCGCGCACCGGCAAGGACAAGACGTCGCTCGCACTGTTCATGAAGGAAGACCGCTCGGGCACGCTGCACATGATCTTGGGCGAGTTCGTCTATGGCGACATCAACCTGACCAAGATCCAGTCGCGGCCGACCAAGCGTCAGCTGGGCGACTACATGTTCTTCATCGACCTCGAGGGCCACGTGGAAGACGCGAACGTTCGCACCGCCCTGGACTGTCTGCGCTTGAAGCTGCGCGAGGTCAAGGTGCTGGGTAGCTACCCGCGCCAGAAGTAGCCAACGCTCCCCGCTGATTCTCCACCGATTCTCCGCCGAGGCGGTATCGACGTGCCGCGCCATAAGCACTAGATTAGTGCACAATCGGATTCCGTTATGGCGCCCGGCACGCCGTCAATCGGGGAGGACGCACCAATGAGCGAAGAGGCCGTTGTCGATTACCATCCAATGTGGGCAGAACTGGGGCTCGACCTGCCCACGCACGACGCACTGCTCGGCGCCGTCGGTCAGATGTACGGCGCGGCGTTCCTGAAGCAGGAGAACCGCCCCGAGGGCATGAGCTACCTCGACTTCGTGGTCAGCGAAGTCCACGGCTTGCGCATCAAGGAGCTCCACGACTTTCGCGCTCAAGGCGGCAAGGTCGTCGGAACCTTCTGCCTCTACGTTCCGGAAGAGATGATCCGCGCGGCCGGAGCTTGGTCCGTAGGCCTGTGCGCCGGCGCGGAGTTCGGCTACGACGAGGTCGAGAAGATCATGCCGCGCAACACCTGCGCCCTCATCAAGTCGTTCATGGGCTTCAAGCTCACGCGCGTCTGCCCGTACATCGAGGAGTCCGACCTCGTGGTGGGCGAGACCACGTGCGACGGCAAGAAGAAGGCCTACGAGTTGCTCGGCGAGTTGCACAACGTCTACGTGCTCGAGCTGCCGCAGATGAAGCGTCCGGAAGACGTCGCTTTCTATCGCGAGGAGCTCGGCGAGCTGCAGGGCAAGGTCGAGGAGCTCACGGGCAATGCCATCACCGCCGAGAGCCTCCGAACCGCCATCAAGGAGGTCAACGACAAGCGCCGCGCGCTGCAGCGCATCGCCGCAACGCGCGCGCACTCGCCGGCGCCCATTAGCGGCAAGGATGCGTTGCTGGCTACGCAGGTGGCCTTCTACGACGACGTCCCGCGCTACACGCAGATGATGAACGCGCTGGCAGACGAGCTCGAGCAGAGGGTCGCTGACGGAGTAGGGGTTGCGCCTGCGGGGGCCAAGCGCATCCTGATCACCGGAACACCGATGGCGCTTCCCAACTGGAAGCTGCACGACATCATCGAGAAGTCCGGCGGCATCGTGGTTGGCGAAGAGATGTGCACGGGTTCGCGCTACTACGACGCGCTGGTTCCTGAGGACGGCGAGACGGTCGAGGAGATGCTCGAGGCCATCTCGGCCAAGTACATGGACATCAACTGCGCTTGCTTCACGCCCAATCAGGGCCGCATCGACGACATCCTGCGCATGGCGCGTGAGGTCAACGCCGACGGCATCATCGACTACGCGCTGAACTTCTGCACGCCATACCAGATGGAAGCGTTCAGTGTGGACAAGGCCGCCAAGGACGCAGGCGTGCCGCTGCTCAAGATCGACACTGACTACTCCGCCGAGGACATGGGTCAGCTCTCGACCCGTGTCGAGGCGTTCCTCGAGATGATCTAGCTTGCGCGTACTCGGTCTCGACATAGGCTCAAGGAGTGTCGATGCCGTTTGGTTGGCCGATGGCGGCGACATCGTTGACGCCGCCATCGCCGACTCCGGCTACGACCCGCCCGCGGCGGCGCGCACCTTCGTCGAGCGCGGGGGGCACGACATCGTGGTGGCCACCGGCTACGGTCGGCACGCGGCCCGCGAGGCGTACGGCTGCACCGCGATTACCGAGATCAAGGCGTACGCGCTTGGGGCCTCGGCAATCTTTCCGCAGGCTGCCGCCGTGCTCGACATCGGCGGTCAGGACACGAAGGTCATCGCGCTGACTGCGAACGGCCGTGTCGCCGACTTCGAGATGAACGACAAGTGCGCCGCCGGCACGGGCAAGTTCCTGGAGGTCATGGCGCGCGCTCTGGGCTACTCGCTCGAGGAGATGGCCGCTGCCTCGCTTGCCGCCGAGACGGGCCTGGCGATCACCTCGATGTGCACCGTCTTTGCCGAGAGCGAGGTCACCGGTCTGGTGCATCGGGGCGAAGATCGGCGGGAGATATCGCGCGGCCTGCACGAGTCGATCGCCAAGCGCACGCTCAGCTCGCTGGCTCGCGTCAGCGCGGCAGGTCCGCTGGTGTTCGCAGGCGGCGTCGCCAAGAACGCTGCGATGGTCGAGCTGATTCGCGCAGGCTTCAAGGGCGAGGTGCTGGTGCCCGAGGATGCGCAGACGGTTGGGGCTCTCGGCGCCGCGCTAAGCGCGCTGGCCGACATCGCGACTGACGCCACCGGCGCCTAGCGCACGGTGAGTCCTCAGCGCGGTCCGCTTACTCGCCGGCGTCGGTCAGGCCGAGGCTCTTCGCTCGGCGAAAGTGCTCCAAGCCGAACTCCATGGGAAGCGTCATGCCGCTGTGGTAGACCAGCCACGGATGCTTCGTGTCCAGCTTCGCGTTGTACATGGCCGTGTCGGCTTTGACCAGCAGCGATCGCGTGTCGTCCTCGGCGGCGTCGAAGAGTGCGATGCCGATGCTCGCGCCGATCATGAGCTTCTCCGTGCCGACGTTGATGTGCTCCATGATGCGGCTCACGAGGCGCTGCGAGATCGCCTCGACCTCCTCCTGCGAGCTGAGGCGAGGGAACAGCACGACGAACTCGTCCCCGCCGAGCCGCGCGACCGTGTCTTGCTCGCGGACGCCGTCGCGCAGCCGCCGCGCGACCTCGATCAAGACATCGTCACCGGCGGCGTGGCCGAAGCAGTCGTTGACCGGCTTGAAGCGGTCCAGGTCGATGTAGGCCAGAGCCAGCATGTCGCCGTAGCGGCGCGCATCTGCCATTGCTAGCGAGAGCCGGTCCTCGAGGTGGATGCGGTTGCTCAGCCCGGTCAGGCCATCGTGGTATGCGAGGTACTCCAGCGCCGCCCGGTTTTCCACGCGCGCCGAGATGTTGCGAATGACGGCGATCATCATCGGGCCCAGCGGCGTGTCGATTCGGCGCGTTCGTACCTCCGTGGGGAGCAAGTCGCCGTTACGCTTGCGTGCCTGGCTCTCGAAGGTCAGCAAGCCGTCGCTCAGGATGCGTTCGATTCGGCGCGGCGCGGTCTGTAGCTGCTCCGGGGCAATCCATGCGTAGGGAGGGAGGTGCATGAGATCTTCCGCGGAGTCGTAGCCCAGCAGCTGGGCCGCCTCTTCGTTCGCATAGACAACCGAGCCGTCGGGGCGATGAGCGATGATGGCGTCAGCGGCGGCATCCACGAGCGTGTAGAAGAAGCCGGCGCGCTCATCGGCGGTCAGCCGTGAGGCGATGTCCTCGGGCAGCATCGGACGTCGCGTCTCGAGCCCGAGGTGAGAGATCGGCGTTTCGTCTTCTTCCCTGCGCGGGGTGTCGTCTTGCTCGTTCATCATCGACAGCGTA
This genomic window from Coriobacteriia bacterium contains:
- a CDS encoding double-cubane-cluster-containing anaerobic reductase; protein product: MSEEAVVDYHPMWAELGLDLPTHDALLGAVGQMYGAAFLKQENRPEGMSYLDFVVSEVHGLRIKELHDFRAQGGKVVGTFCLYVPEEMIRAAGAWSVGLCAGAEFGYDEVEKIMPRNTCALIKSFMGFKLTRVCPYIEESDLVVGETTCDGKKKAYELLGELHNVYVLELPQMKRPEDVAFYREELGELQGKVEELTGNAITAESLRTAIKEVNDKRRALQRIAATRAHSPAPISGKDALLATQVAFYDDVPRYTQMMNALADELEQRVADGVGVAPAGAKRILITGTPMALPNWKLHDIIEKSGGIVVGEEMCTGSRYYDALVPEDGETVEEMLEAISAKYMDINCACFTPNQGRIDDILRMAREVNADGIIDYALNFCTPYQMEAFSVDKAAKDAGVPLLKIDTDYSAEDMGQLSTRVEAFLEMI
- a CDS encoding acyl-CoA dehydratase activase, translating into MRVLGLDIGSRSVDAVWLADGGDIVDAAIADSGYDPPAAARTFVERGGHDIVVATGYGRHAAREAYGCTAITEIKAYALGASAIFPQAAAVLDIGGQDTKVIALTANGRVADFEMNDKCAAGTGKFLEVMARALGYSLEEMAAASLAAETGLAITSMCTVFAESEVTGLVHRGEDRREISRGLHESIAKRTLSSLARVSAAGPLVFAGGVAKNAAMVELIRAGFKGEVLVPEDAQTVGALGAALSALADIATDATGA
- the pheA gene encoding prephenate dehydratase, with amino-acid sequence MVRYAFLGPAGTFSEEALLALGIPDLEPIECSSIPEVFEAVERGRVDGAVVPIENSIEGSVPATLDGLAFDSSLEIQSELVLDIHFSVVAAPGTKLADITAVVAHPQASGQCRRWLERYLPGRPLTAANSNAEAVQTAIASPGVAALGPSIAADLYGGEVLHRDVEDYAGNQTRFVVIGRGICARTGKDKTSLALFMKEDRSGTLHMILGEFVYGDINLTKIQSRPTKRQLGDYMFFIDLEGHVEDANVRTALDCLRLKLREVKVLGSYPRQK
- a CDS encoding sensor domain-containing diguanylate cyclase produces the protein MMNEQDDTPRREEDETPISHLGLETRRPMLPEDIASRLTADERAGFFYTLVDAAADAIIAHRPDGSVVYANEEAAQLLGYDSAEDLMHLPPYAWIAPEQLQTAPRRIERILSDGLLTFESQARKRNGDLLPTEVRTRRIDTPLGPMMIAVIRNISARVENRAALEYLAYHDGLTGLSNRIHLEDRLSLAMADARRYGDMLALAYIDLDRFKPVNDCFGHAAGDDVLIEVARRLRDGVREQDTVARLGGDEFVVLFPRLSSQEEVEAISQRLVSRIMEHINVGTEKLMIGASIGIALFDAAEDDTRSLLVKADTAMYNAKLDTKHPWLVYHSGMTLPMEFGLEHFRRAKSLGLTDAGE